Below is a genomic region from Prunus persica cultivar Lovell chromosome G3, Prunus_persica_NCBIv2, whole genome shotgun sequence.
CCGTTTAAtaacaatttcaatttcaatttttagttttcagtttttatacTAAAGTATAGAGGAGTGAGAATGAGATTAAGAGAGAGGATTAGAGGGGATGATGAGAGcaaggagtaacaaaagtgaaaacaaaaacttgaaagtaaaaataatttcaaataaatttcagtttttaattttgtttgcaCTTTTATTACTCATTCCTCTCATCCCCCCTCTCATTTTCCCTCTCAACTTCATCTTCACCCTCATTCTCACTTTTATCCTACCTTCTTTTCCTCTATattctagcacaaaaaataaaaaaaaaataaaaaaataaaaactaaaataaaaatagttatCAAACATGAACAAACTCGGGTATATCCGTCAATGGCTTTGGGTACAGGTTTATGACAGAATTCGGTCATGGAATTGGAAGCTATCTATCtacaagttttattttatgtaccATCATACCATACGATGCTAGAGCACCACAACCATATATCTCGTAGTGATACTTTACCaatcaattgaaaaaagaagaaaacaccaTAACCACCAGTATGCGGTACGAATTTTGAATCACAACCATCTTTATTCTATTCTATGGCCTAAATTCCTTCCTTACCTTTTGTGCGAGTGTGGAATATGgtccttaattaatttctagCATCTGCTTTGacaatccaaaacaaaaagaaattattctGATGGGACCATCAGCCAACATCAACAGGCACCAGGTTAGAGTCATTAGACATATCATAGAAAGAAAAGttcccttcattttctgatttcgGCAGGTCTAAACCAATCACtaatttatctgataattgtTTACAACATGTTAGCAACGATGAAACAAAATATGAATACACAAAACCCAGCATGGCAGGTAAACCATACCGATATAGAGGTAAGTAGCACTATTCCAAGCCCACAGAGACTCCACCCAAGACCAGAAGTCGCCAACATTAACACCGCTGAAACCCTCGAATGCACCTTTCAACACTATAAAAGCAATTGGTGGGAACCCAATAAACCCCAGAACAAGATTATAAACCACCCTTGAAACTGTTCTGATGCTCCTAGCTTTAACATCCAGCTTTAAAGGATGAGCCATCAAGCACATTGGGACCATCAGTAAACCCCCAATTTCTGCCGAAGCAAAGTTAATGACTGACATGAGACACAAACCAATGAAGGCAGCTGACAGAGTTACTGATTTCAAGATAGCCCATTCTCCTCTTTGAGGTTGAGATTCATTGGCATGAGAGGATGGAGAAGCCAAGACAATGTACATGACCACAAGGCTGAGTATTGAAAGGAAAACCCAGATAATAAAGCTGGTTGTTGGAGTGCAACTGGGTATTTGACAGATGAAATACGGGAGTAATGAAACAACAGAGCCCCACAAGTgcacaaaaaaaactttcttcGCTGCAAAAAGCCATTTCCATGATTTGAGAGTGATGCAAGGTTCATCAGAAGCATTGGCAAAGGGAGCAGGTTTGTCTATTTTTAGACTATAATCGGAGTTACTGGCATCAACATAGAGAGAAGCTGCCACCATTGGAAGTGGTGCAACTAGAAGTGCAAAAGCAATCATGTAAACTCCCACCGACACAAATTTACCCGGAGACGTTAATAGGTATAGGAAAAAGGACTGGTGAAACTTCTCTAGGAGGTTGTTTACTGACCGTATGACTCCTTCAATTAATCTGCACAAATAACAAGAAAACCTGAATCCAGATTGACACAAATATAAGGAATTTTCATCTTATTGCTTATCATGGATACAAAGACAAGTAAAATAACAAATCATGATATGACTGGAGTGGAGAACGATATAAGAAAAGAGTACAATAGAACAAACTAAATTAGGGAGATCATAGCAAATAATACAATCTATATACTACAAAAAGATAGAAAATGTAGATACCCTAAGGACATTTAAATGcaccaagtgaaagtgaaaatgCAGATGATCCACCTattaagaaaaagttaacagcTTTATATATTTTCCACATTCCCTTTTCTCACAATGAAATATAACTAAGCCTTCACTCCCcagaccaaaaagaaaagtaaaggaAAGGAATACAGTCAGTACGGTAGAAAGGTTACAGACAACTATGACCTCCAAAAAACAATTCACCAATGGCAAGTATTCATTATGAAATCTTCACCTAGATATCAAGACTTCTAGATAGTAGATGTTAACTGGAAAGGCAGATTAACAAATTTTCATGGGAAGAGATATGACTCAGCACTAACCGGCCACTTCGTAAAAGAAAGTCATTTTTCCTGACTTTGTTATCCAAAGAAGAAACTTTGGGAAAAATTTCCAAAGTAATTGCATCAACTTGGTAATCACGAAAGGCACCGTGGGGGCCAGTGGGGACACCCAAAGCCTGACATCATGAAGAATCGATATATAAGTAAACATACCATTGTTGACAGAGATTAGTGGGAAAACACAAATTGTCTTATATCCTTGCTCATCAAACTGTAATCAAAGACATTTGAGACAACATAAAGAAAAGTAGACCCACCTGGTAGTACAATGAACTTGCGAGTGTAGCACTGCCCTCAATATAATCTGCAGCTGGGATACCAAATTTCCATTGGGGATTTACACTTCTAGCCAAATGTCCTAGTGATTCAAATATTTCACCCAAAGTCTTGAGCCACTTCAAGCCAAGTAAAGGCCAAAATTTCTCCACCTTCACCCGCAAACCTTGCCTATGCACTGCTAAATAATTCACAATATTGATGAGGTCAAGATTTGGCATCTGCCCGTTGGATGCTTCAGCATAGATGCTGAGACTATCCTCATATTGTTCACTTCGATCTGCAACCTTGATGACAAGGGCTGCAGCCATTGTCCCAGCGCGTTTAAATCCATCATAAATCGTCCTTTTTGTAGAAAGGTTCTCATTCAGTCCATAAATATTATTGCTTTCCGGACACATTTCTGCATCTAGCGTGCCCAGTCCACTAAATACAGGAGTGTGATAGTCTCTTAGCCAAGCAGCAACTCCAGAATACTCTCCAAATTGGGAATCTGCAACGAGCCATATAACATCCTTGGCCAGCCAAGGAACTCTAGTGAGCAAGGAAAACACGGAGTATGCAATGGCCAAGGATAAGGCCTCATTCTGGTTAAGTTTCACTGAATTGAAAGGTGTAACCAAGACAATAGCTTCTTTCCCATCACCACGCGGTGCTCTGATAATTCCAACAGTGTTGACACCATGCAATGCACAACTGATGTTCTGCTCAACTCTTCCAGAATCAGGGCTAGAAAAGAAGTGCAGAGGGTGAAACTGATTTAATTGAGGGTGGAACTTATGATGACTAACTTCAGCGCCCAAGTTTGACATGTACTGTGATATGAGTCTTTGACTTCCTCTGCAACAGAGAATGTTATCATAAAACTTTGACAAATATCAGCTTAATTAGAGGCATGAACGCGAGTAAAAATGAGCCAAGCTGTGTAGTTCATACTATCTTCAAAgttgataatttaatatgcaGAAATAGCATTGTATATAGACCAGAGTTAGGAGGAAAAAAACGAAAGGGTCAGCTGAAATTCGAAGAAGAAGGGCATACATTGCCGAAGCGAGAGGCTTGGAATTCAATGAAGTCAAATCCTTGACCAATCTATTAGCCTCTGCAACCTCCTGATTGGAGAGCATAGGAGCCACAGAGCCTGATAAGTAAGCAATTGCACCCGCAGCAACAGAACCATGTTAATAACTGAACAAATAACACAAACAAAGGTGAATGAATCAGAAGCAGAGAGAGATTGAAGATGGAGAGCTGACCTGGCATAAGGGCATTCTCGGAGATGTAGGTGTTCTTGGCGAGAACCGGAAGCAGCAAAAGAGCCAGAACCCCAGCTGTGGAGAAAACGACACTGCAAAAAGACACCAATCTGTGCTTGCTGATGGCGGATGGGATTGTGGTGAAGAGTTACTgatattttatgaaatttaaagAAATACTAAATATGAGATAGAGGGAAAAGTGAAGAGTACCTGAAGAGGAGGCTGTGAGAGATGAGGAAGATCCCCAACTGTACAATTGGTCTAGGTTTAGGTCGAGCTCTAGGTATAAGGGGTGTCTCGCTCTCGCTCTCGCTCTCCTTCTCAGCCACCATTCTTGCCTCGGAATGGATTTCAAATCCAAAGGCGCTTTGCTTCGTATGAGTTATTTCTCTTATTAAGGCAAGTGACAGTTTCTCAGACAGTCAGTCGGTCAATCTGACCCCATTTCCGAACGAAGACGAAGAGCTGAGCTGAGGCTGAAGCTCAGAGACGACAAGATCCCGGTGGTGGACTTGAAGACCTGTTGTTGCGTCGGGCTTTGGGCTTTTTTATTGGGTCAAGCCGTTTAGCTGTATGCACAGTGGGctttttgctttgattttgtCTAAATTGGGCCGTCACGGCGTTATTTTTCCTGTCTTCGGGGTTTTTATCAACCACTTTTCTTTATGACTCAAGTTTGCTAAACATCATGTATCATGTATCATGCATGAGTCGAGGAAAGAATCGAACACATAagcagtggcggatccaggatTATGTAGCCAAGGGGGCTTAGTGTAAaagttctgaaatttttctacaaagaaaataatgctAAAAAGATAGAAAGATAGTACttccattcataattcataacaAAACCAATAATACAAGTTACAATTGTCCACGACGAGTTTTCATATTCTGAAAACGTTGCATTATAATTTCGTTATCAATACAAGCAAAAACATCTCTCTCAATGTAAACAATCAAGCTATCATTCAACCATTGATCTCCCATTCTGTTGCGAAGtggatttttaataatattcataGCGGAAAATGCCCTCTCCACTGATGCAGTTGCAACCGGTAAAACCAAAGCCAACGTAAGAAGCAAATacacaaaaggaaatatttcATGCATTCCTTTCTCCACCATTTTTTCCGCAAGACTACTTATCCCTTccaattgagaaaaatcacTACTCGAACGCATATGATGAACATAAACACCAAGTTGATCTTCAAGCATCAATAAGTCTCTATCCGAAAAATCATAAGGATAAAATTGAGCAAGACGAACTAGCTTTCGTTTGTCAAAAGCCACAAAGTTATTTTTTGGACTCAAGCATGCCAAACAAGTAAGTAACTCAGTACTTACCTCGTTGAAGCGATCATTTAACTCCGCAAGTTGCCCATCAATTACATGAATAAAGATCTCCACACGATAACGATGATAATTTGTCTTCATTGGAGCATTACGCCGTGATCTCCCTGGAATTACATATTCCTCATCCATGGTAGGAACTATAATATCATGTTTGTAACAAAACGAGGATGCTTGCTCAACCAATTCTTCAAACTCATTATCCCTCATCAACTGCAGGTTTTCCTTGCATGTTTTCACTAAATTCATTGCACTCACAAtgtcttgatctttcttttgcaatgCTAGAGACAAAGTGTTTGTTATTCCCAATATAGCTTTCATTACAAATAAgtgaaacacaaactcaaaagattgTATTTCTCTCCATAACTTATAGGCTTCACCCGAACTATTATTAGGATTATCATCAACAATCATTTGAAGCACATTCACCACAGATGGAAACATAGAAATGATACTAATCAACGTACCATAATGTGAGTTCCATCGTGTATCGCCGGCACGTATGAGAGTCCTTTCTTGATTTAAGCCCCGCCCCGTTATAAGACAATCATCttcaaaagctctcacaaGCTCTTCTTGGTATTGTGCTCTAAGTGCATCGCGACGCTTACAAGATGCTCCAACAACATTAACCAAACTATTAGCCGTTGTGAAAAAAGAGTTGACatcaatgtttttctttgctaCCGCAACAAGAGCTAGTTGAAGTTGATGAGCAAAGCAATGAACATAAAATGCACAAGGTTGttctctcaaaatctttgtcTTAAGGCCATTGAACTCACCTCTCATATTGCTAGCTCCATCATAACCTTGTCCTCGTAGCTTGAAAAAGCTCAAATTCGCGGAAGAAAAGaattcatcaattgcttcctTTAGTGCACTTGAAGTAGTGTCGGTTACATGTTGAACCCCCACAAACCTTTCAATTATTTGTCCTTTGTCATTCACATAACGCAACACCATCGCCATTTGCTCCTTTATTGAAACATCACGTGCTTCATCCaccattattgaaaaatatctaTCTTTTACATCACTCAAGATAAGATCAATGGTTTCTTTGGCACAAGAATTGACAAGATCTTTTTGAATTGAAGGAGCTATTAACTTTAAATTTCCCGGAGCATTTTCCAACACAACGGCCTTAACTTTTTCATCATGATCCGCAAGAAATTGCAAGAGCTCTAAATAATTCCCTTTATTACTTGATTGTGCACTTTCATCATGACCACGAAAAGAAAGCCCTTGCCGCAACAAATACCTAGTGCACTTAAGTGATGCATTCAAGCAAGTGCGATAAGCCGTGCGAGCTTGGCTTGTTTGCTTGATCACAATTGTTTCAATGTGTGTAGTTTGATGCATCAAATTGTAAGCAACTTCTCTAGCTTGGTTGTGAACACTACCAACCGGTCCAATATGAAGGTTAAATCTTTCTTTCGCCTTCTTCCAATTATTGAAGCCTACCCCAGTGAATGCATCACCACCCACTTGATCAAAATTAGATTTGAAGAGATAACAATGAAGACAAAACGCAGCATCTTTAGCAATACTATATTCCAACCAATCATGATCATCAAACCAATGAGCAATGAAGGGTCTATTAATTCCTGATTGATTAGTTTGTGGGAATTTATAACTTCTAGGTTGACAAGGTCCCTTTTGTAGATATGCTCTTCGGATCTCATCCCGAATATTAGGACTATAATCCGCCATTCGAGTTCTTAGTCCAGGGTCTGCTTGAAGATTAGCTAAGATCTCATCTACTTCAATTGGTCTTGCATTTGAACTACCCGGATTAGACAGAGAAGAACTATCCGtagataattttcttttaaagaatcGTTCCATAAATCTACAAATcaattaattcaatcaatcattaatttttatccaaattatcatatgaatatgaaaatttcaataacccactctcaatattcaatatactcCCTAAACCCATATaaatcaatattcaatataccaAATTATCATATCAAATAGCAATCAATATTTAATATACCCAATCAATTCATATTATCAATCAAACA
It encodes:
- the LOC18784500 gene encoding glycosylphosphatidylinositol anchor attachment 1 protein isoform X2, whose amino-acid sequence is MVAEKESESESETPLIPRARPKPRPIVQLGIFLISHSLLFRLVSFCSVVFSTAGVLALLLLPVLAKNTYISENALMPGSVAPMLSNQEVAEANRLVKDLTSLNSKPLASAIGSQRLISQYMSNLGAEVSHHKFHPQLNQFHPLHFFSSPDSGRVEQNISCALHGVNTVGIIRAPRGDGKEAIVLVTPFNSVKLNQNEALSLAIAYSVFSLLTRVPWLAKDVIWLVADSQFGEYSGVAAWLRDYHTPVFSGLGTLDAEMCPESNNIYGLNENLSTKRTIYDGFKRAGTMAAALVIKVADRSEQYEDSLSIYAEASNGQMPNLDLINIVNYLAVHRQGLRVKVEKFWPLLGLKWLKTLGEIFESLGHLARSVNPQWKFGIPAADYIEGSATLASSLYYQALGVPTGPHGAFRDYQVDAITLEIFPKVSSLDNKVRKNDFLLRSGRLIEGVIRSVNNLLEKFHQSFFLYLLTSPGKFVSVGVYMIAFALLVAPLPMVAASLYVDASNSDYSLKIDKPAPFANASDEPCITLKSWKWLFAAKKVFFVHLWGSVVSLLPYFICQIPSCTPTTSFIIWVFLSILSLVVMYIVLASPSSHANESQPQRGEWAILKSVTLSAAFIGLCLMSVINFASAEIGGLLMVPMCLMAHPLKLDVKARSIRTVSRVVYNLVLGFIGFPPIAFIVLKGAFEGFSGVNVGDFWSWVESLWAWNSATYLYIGMVYLPCWVLCIHILFHRC
- the LOC18784500 gene encoding glycosylphosphatidylinositol anchor attachment 1 protein isoform X3 encodes the protein MVAEKESESESETPLIPRARPKPRPIVQLGIFLISHSLLFSVVFSTAGVLALLLLPVLAKNTYISENALMPGSVAPMLSNQEVAEANRLVKDLTSLNSKPLASAIGSQRLISQYMSNLGAEVSHHKFHPQLNQFHPLHFFSSPDSGRVEQNISCALHGVNTVGIIRAPRGDGKEAIVLVTPFNSVKLNQNEALSLAIAYSVFSLLTRVPWLAKDVIWLVADSQFGEYSGVAAWLRDYHTPVFSGLGTLDAEMCPESNNIYGLNENLSTKRTIYDGFKRAGTMAAALVIKVADRSEQYEDSLSIYAEASNGQMPNLDLINIVNYLAVHRQGLRVKVEKFWPLLGLKWLKTLGEIFESLGHLARSVNPQWKFGIPAADYIEGSATLASSLYYQALGVPTGPHGAFRDYQVDAITLEIFPKVSSLDNKVRKNDFLLRSGRLIEGVIRSVNNLLEKFHQSFFLYLLTSPGKFVSVGVYMIAFALLVAPLPMVAASLYVDASNSDYSLKIDKPAPFANASDEPCITLKSWKWLFAAKKVFFVHLWGSVVSLLPYFICQIPSCTPTTSFIIWVFLSILSLVVMYIVLASPSSHANESQPQRGEWAILKSVTLSAAFIGLCLMSVINFASAEIGGLLMVPMCLMAHPLKLDVKARSIRTVSRVVYNLVLGFIGFPPIAFIVLKGAFEGFSGVNVGDFWSWVESLWAWNSATYLYIGMVYLPCWVLCIHILFHRC
- the LOC18784500 gene encoding glycosylphosphatidylinositol anchor attachment 1 protein isoform X1, with protein sequence MVAEKESESESETPLIPRARPKPRPIVQLGIFLISHSLLFSKHRLVSFCSVVFSTAGVLALLLLPVLAKNTYISENALMPGSVAPMLSNQEVAEANRLVKDLTSLNSKPLASAIGSQRLISQYMSNLGAEVSHHKFHPQLNQFHPLHFFSSPDSGRVEQNISCALHGVNTVGIIRAPRGDGKEAIVLVTPFNSVKLNQNEALSLAIAYSVFSLLTRVPWLAKDVIWLVADSQFGEYSGVAAWLRDYHTPVFSGLGTLDAEMCPESNNIYGLNENLSTKRTIYDGFKRAGTMAAALVIKVADRSEQYEDSLSIYAEASNGQMPNLDLINIVNYLAVHRQGLRVKVEKFWPLLGLKWLKTLGEIFESLGHLARSVNPQWKFGIPAADYIEGSATLASSLYYQALGVPTGPHGAFRDYQVDAITLEIFPKVSSLDNKVRKNDFLLRSGRLIEGVIRSVNNLLEKFHQSFFLYLLTSPGKFVSVGVYMIAFALLVAPLPMVAASLYVDASNSDYSLKIDKPAPFANASDEPCITLKSWKWLFAAKKVFFVHLWGSVVSLLPYFICQIPSCTPTTSFIIWVFLSILSLVVMYIVLASPSSHANESQPQRGEWAILKSVTLSAAFIGLCLMSVINFASAEIGGLLMVPMCLMAHPLKLDVKARSIRTVSRVVYNLVLGFIGFPPIAFIVLKGAFEGFSGVNVGDFWSWVESLWAWNSATYLYIGMVYLPCWVLCIHILFHRC
- the LOC109947865 gene encoding SCAN domain-containing protein 3-like isoform X1, coding for MERFFKRKLSTDSSSLSNPGSSNARPIEVDEILANLQADPGLRTRMADYSPNIRDEIRRAYLQKGPCQPRSYKFPQTNQSGINRPFIAHWFDDHDWLEYSIAKDAAFCLHCYLFKSNFDQVGGDAFTGVGFNNWKKAKERFNLHIGPVGSVHNQAREVAYNLMHQTTHIETIVIKQTSQARTAYRTCLNASLKCTRYLLRQGLSFRGHDESAQSSNKGNYLELLQFLADHDEKVKAVVLENAPGNLKLIAPSIQKDLVNSCAKETIDLILSDVKDRYFSIMVDEARDVSIKEQMAMVLRYVNDKGQIIERFVGVQHVTDTTSSALKEAIDEFFSSANLSFFKLRGQGYDGASNMRGEFNGLKTKILREQPCAFYVHCFAHQLQLALVAVAKKNIDVNSFFTTANSLVNVVGASCKRRDALRAQYQEELVRAFEDDCLITGRGLNQERTLIRAGDTRWNSHYALQKKDQDIVSAMNLVKTCKENLQLMRDNEFEELVEQASSFCYKHDIIVPTMDEEYVIPGRSRRNAPMKTNYHRYRVEIFIHVIDGQLAELNDRFNEVSTELLTCLACLSPKNNFVAFDKRKLVRLAQFYPYDFSDRDLLMLEDQLGVYVHHMRSSSDFSQLEGISSLAEKMVEKGMHEIFPFVYLLLTLALVLPVATASVERAFSAMNIIKNPLRNRMGDQWLNDSLIVYIERDVFACIDNEIIMQRFQNMKTRRGQL
- the LOC109947865 gene encoding zinc finger MYM-type protein 1-like isoform X2 codes for the protein MERFFKRKLSTDSSSLSNPAREVAYNLMHQTTHIETIVIKQTSQARTAYRTCLNASLKCTRYLLRQGLSFRGHDESAQSSNKGNYLELLQFLADHDEKVKAVVLENAPGNLKLIAPSIQKDLVNSCAKETIDLILSDVKDRYFSIMVDEARDVSIKEQMAMVLRYVNDKGQIIERFVGVQHVTDTTSSALKEAIDEFFSSANLSFFKLRGQGYDGASNMRGEFNGLKTKILREQPCAFYVHCFAHQLQLALVAVAKKNIDVNSFFTTANSLVNVVGASCKRRDALRAQYQEELVRAFEDDCLITGRGLNQERTLIRAGDTRWNSHYGTLISIISMFPSVVNVLQMIVDDNPNNSSGEAYKLWREIQSFEFVFHLFVMKAILGITNTLSLALQKKDQDIVSAMNLVKTCKENLQLMRDNEFEELVEQASSFCYKHDIIVPTMDEEYVIPGRSRRNAPMKTNYHRYRVEIFIHVIDGQLAELNDRFNEVSTELLTCLACLSPKNNFVAFDKRKLVRLAQFYPYDFSDRDLLMLEDQLGVYVHHMRSSSDFSQLEGISSLAEKMVEKGMHEIFPFVYLLLTLALVLPVATASVERAFSAMNIIKNPLRNRMGDQWLNDSLIVYIERDVFACIDNEIIMQRFQNMKTRRGQL
- the LOC109947865 gene encoding zinc finger MYM-type protein 1-like isoform X3 codes for the protein MERFFKRKLSTDSSSLSNPGSSNARPIEVDEILANLQADPGLRTRMADYSPNIRDEIRRAYLQKGPCQPRSYKFPQTNQSGINRPFIAHWFDDHDWLEYSIAKDAAFCLHCYLFKSNFDQVGGDAFTGVGFNNWKKAKERFNLHIGPVGSVHNQAREVAYNLMHQTTHIETIVIKQTSQARTAYRTCLNASLKCTRYLLRQGLSFRGHDESAQSSNKGNYLELLQFLADHDEKVKAVVLENAPGNLKLIAPSIQKDLVNSCAKETIDLILSDVKDRYFSIMVDEARDVSIKEQMAMVLRYVNDKGQIIERFVGVQHVTDTTSSALKEAIDEFFSSANLSFFKLRGQGYDGASNMRGEFNGLKTKILREQPCAFYVHCFAHQLQLALVAVAKKNIDVNSFFTTANSLVNVVGASCKRRDALRAQYQEELVRAFEDDCLITGRGLNQERTLIRAGDTRWNSHYGTLISIISMFPSVVNVLQMIVDDNPNNSSGEAYKLWREIQSFEFVFHLFVMKAILGITNTLSLALQKKDQDIVSAMNLVKTCKENLQLMRDNEFEELVEQASSFCYKHDIIVPTMDEEYVIPGRSRRNAPMKTNYHRYRVEIFIHVIDGQLAELNDRFNERLIDA